The Prevotella sp. E9-3 genome has a window encoding:
- the lpxA gene encoding acyl-ACP--UDP-N-acetylglucosamine O-acyltransferase produces MASEISPKAEISPKAKIGNNCKIFPFVYIEDDVVIGDNCIIFPFVSILNGTRMGNGNKIHQGSVIAALPQDFNFRGEKSECIIGDNNIIRENVVINRATHTGGQTVIGNNNVLMEGAHISHDTKVDNDCVFGYGTKIAGDCVIGHGVIFSSSVIENAGTRVGDGAMIQAGTTFSKDVPPYIVCSKRSEYGGVNFTMGRSYGVDEKVLKHIANAYRLVYLSNTSLFDAIKQIENQVPDSPEIRNILKFMRSTTLGVIGKK; encoded by the coding sequence ATGGCAAGCGAAATAAGTCCAAAAGCCGAGATTTCACCCAAGGCTAAGATCGGTAACAACTGCAAGATATTCCCCTTCGTCTATATCGAGGACGATGTGGTGATTGGCGACAATTGTATCATCTTCCCCTTCGTGAGCATCCTGAACGGAACACGCATGGGAAACGGCAATAAGATTCATCAGGGTTCGGTGATTGCTGCCCTACCCCAGGATTTTAATTTCCGTGGCGAGAAGTCGGAGTGCATCATAGGCGACAACAATATCATCCGTGAGAACGTGGTCATCAACCGTGCCACCCATACTGGCGGACAGACCGTCATCGGCAACAACAACGTGCTGATGGAAGGCGCCCATATCTCACACGATACGAAGGTGGACAACGACTGCGTGTTCGGTTACGGCACAAAGATTGCCGGAGACTGCGTGATTGGTCATGGTGTAATCTTCTCATCGTCGGTCATCGAGAATGCCGGCACCCGTGTGGGCGATGGAGCTATGATTCAGGCCGGAACAACCTTCTCAAAGGATGTTCCTCCTTATATCGTCTGCAGCAAGCGCTCTGAATATGGTGGTGTGAACTTCACCATGGGCCGTTCGTATGGTGTGGATGAAAAGGTATTGAAGCATATTGCCAATGCCTACCGACTGGTTTACCTGAGCAATACTTCACTCTTTGATGCCATCAAGCAGATTGAAAATCAGGTGCCCGACAGTCCCGAAATTCGCAACATCCTCAAGTTCATGCGCAGCACTACACTGGGCGTAATCGGCAAGAAATAA
- a CDS encoding transporter, with product MNIVRFIKDWTLPFAMGMGTMVYLLFAFTPQLSEAAVFFSPIMATILPWFMFLILFVTFCKVDFRQLRPVAWHLWVGVFQVLFIGILMAVILLMVSHNPSASGMLVLLEAILMCIISPCATAAAVVTQKLGGSLEQMTTYTFLSNFITVLLVPVCFPLVEPGIHMEFWPAFLKILNEVFMVLIVPMILAYIVKHTMKRLHQRIISIRDLSYYLWACSLMIVTGTTVKNIVHAGVSIWLLLAIAMMGLIVCVVQFAVGRFIGHFFGHAQEAGQALGQKNTAFAIWLSSAYLNPLSSVGPGCYILWQNIINSIEIWQKRKSEVRVER from the coding sequence ATGAATATAGTAAGATTTATTAAAGACTGGACTCTTCCCTTTGCCATGGGCATGGGTACGATGGTCTATCTGTTGTTTGCCTTTACGCCTCAGTTAAGCGAGGCGGCAGTGTTCTTTTCGCCTATCATGGCCACCATTTTGCCTTGGTTTATGTTCCTCATCCTGTTTGTAACATTCTGCAAGGTGGATTTCCGCCAGTTGCGCCCTGTGGCCTGGCATCTGTGGGTAGGTGTTTTTCAAGTGCTTTTCATCGGAATATTGATGGCGGTTATCTTGCTGATGGTATCTCACAACCCGTCTGCGAGTGGAATGCTTGTCCTACTGGAGGCTATCCTTATGTGTATCATCTCGCCCTGTGCAACGGCTGCTGCCGTGGTGACTCAGAAACTGGGCGGCTCACTGGAACAGATGACAACCTATACTTTCCTGTCCAACTTTATCACGGTCCTGCTGGTGCCTGTCTGTTTTCCATTGGTAGAGCCGGGCATCCACATGGAGTTCTGGCCGGCCTTTCTGAAAATACTGAACGAAGTATTTATGGTGCTGATAGTCCCCATGATACTGGCCTATATTGTGAAGCACACGATGAAGCGTCTTCATCAGCGTATTATCTCTATTCGCGATTTGAGCTATTATCTCTGGGCCTGTTCGTTGATGATTGTCACGGGTACTACGGTGAAGAATATCGTTCATGCCGGTGTCAGCATCTGGCTGTTGCTGGCTATAGCCATGATGGGACTTATAGTGTGTGTGGTTCAGTTTGCCGTGGGCCGTTTCATCGGCCATTTCTTTGGTCATGCACAAGAGGCAGGACAGGCCTTGGGACAGAAGAATACGGCTTTTGCCATCTGGTTGTCCAGTGCCTATCTGAATCCGTTATCGTCGGTAGGTCCCGGTTGCTATATCCTCTGGCAGAATATCATTAACAGTATTGAGATTTGGCAAAAGAGGAAGAGTGAGGTGAGAGTTGAGAGGTGA
- a CDS encoding carbohydrate-binding domain-containing protein, translating to MKKSLTIILALLLTITAGAQTMNVVVGNTTYQFPATQAGNMNYSADAASGTDLTIMGKVFNTSNITKIFIDNSNVTDNLVTVAYNGTEATVVVAGNVAQYVQPTINGAHVTIEQTNTDAVDGDEITYQLAGTTSDGDFSLSGSYKCTVSLAGLTLTNPSGAAINITNGKRIQISAKNGTENTLTDGANGSQSGCIYSKGQIQLQGKGTLNVYGKTKHGIKSGDYIQVKNLTLNVKSAVKDGISCNEYFLMESGTVNISGVGDDGIQADLDGTTSTGETTDHEDEDSGNIYIEGGTLNVTVTAVDTKAIKSAGDMRISDGTLTLKATGSGSKCIKSDGKLTINGGTINATASGSNYKYGSTSASAKAIKCDGALTINGGTIIATASAHEAIESKSTITISGGNTYAQSGDDAINSSSTFTIKGGYVMGYSTGNDGLDANGNFNISGGVVYAIGKNSPEMAIDANTEGGFKLTITGGIIFTCGPLEGGSTLTQACYSTSTINKNVWYSLTDGNNTYCFKTPSSLSVSTLVVSASTQPTVKSGVTVSNGTSIFNNMGYYNATVSGGSNVTLSSYTSGQGGPGGGGGGHGPGGRW from the coding sequence ATGAAGAAGTCATTGACTATAATACTGGCCCTCCTGCTGACCATCACTGCAGGAGCACAGACCATGAACGTTGTTGTGGGCAATACCACCTATCAGTTTCCTGCTACTCAGGCGGGCAATATGAACTATTCTGCAGATGCAGCCTCGGGCACTGACCTCACCATCATGGGCAAGGTGTTCAATACTAGCAACATCACCAAGATTTTCATTGACAACAGTAACGTGACCGACAATCTGGTCACTGTAGCCTACAACGGTACAGAGGCAACGGTCGTCGTGGCCGGCAATGTGGCGCAATATGTACAGCCCACCATCAACGGGGCCCACGTCACCATTGAACAGACGAACACGGATGCCGTTGATGGCGATGAGATTACCTATCAGCTTGCCGGAACAACAAGCGATGGTGATTTCTCACTCTCTGGTTCCTATAAGTGTACCGTATCACTGGCTGGTCTTACACTGACCAATCCCAGCGGTGCTGCTATCAACATCACCAACGGCAAGCGCATTCAGATCAGTGCGAAGAACGGCACCGAGAACACGCTCACCGACGGCGCCAACGGTTCTCAGTCGGGTTGTATCTACAGCAAAGGCCAGATCCAGCTTCAAGGCAAAGGCACACTCAATGTCTATGGCAAGACCAAGCACGGCATCAAGAGCGGTGACTATATCCAGGTAAAGAACCTTACACTGAATGTAAAGTCGGCCGTGAAAGACGGCATCAGCTGCAATGAGTATTTCCTGATGGAGAGCGGCACTGTCAACATCAGTGGCGTAGGCGATGATGGCATTCAGGCTGATTTGGACGGTACCACCTCAACGGGTGAGACAACCGACCACGAGGACGAGGACTCAGGTAACATCTATATAGAAGGCGGTACACTGAACGTAACGGTAACCGCTGTTGATACAAAGGCCATCAAGTCGGCTGGCGATATGAGAATCTCCGATGGAACCCTCACCCTGAAGGCAACCGGCTCTGGCAGCAAATGCATCAAGAGCGATGGAAAACTCACCATCAACGGAGGCACCATCAACGCTACCGCATCAGGCAGCAACTACAAGTACGGCAGCACTTCAGCCTCGGCCAAAGCCATCAAGTGCGATGGAGCACTTACCATCAATGGTGGTACTATCATTGCAACAGCCAGTGCCCACGAAGCTATTGAGAGCAAGAGCACCATCACCATCTCTGGCGGTAACACCTATGCCCAGTCTGGCGACGACGCCATCAACTCTTCCTCTACCTTCACCATCAAGGGAGGCTATGTGATGGGCTATTCCACTGGCAACGACGGTCTCGATGCCAACGGCAACTTCAATATCTCTGGCGGTGTAGTCTATGCCATTGGCAAAAACTCTCCTGAGATGGCTATCGATGCTAATACCGAAGGCGGATTCAAACTGACCATCACTGGCGGCATCATCTTCACCTGCGGTCCGCTGGAAGGTGGCTCTACCCTTACACAGGCCTGCTATTCCACCTCTACCATCAACAAGAACGTGTGGTATTCACTGACCGACGGCAACAATACTTACTGCTTCAAGACACCCTCAAGTCTCAGCGTCAGCACCCTGGTGGTCTCAGCTTCCACCCAGCCCACGGTGAAATCGGGCGTTACAGTATCCAACGGCACTTCCATCTTCAATAACATGGGTTATTATAATGCCACCGTCAGTGGTGGTTCGAATGTCACACTCTCATCTTACACCAGTGGTCAAGGCGGTCCCGGCGGTGGCGGCGGCGGACACGGTCCTGGAGGAAGGTGGTAG
- a CDS encoding DUF3943 domain-containing protein — translation MKKSVIAVAIILFNAIGMMAQEKHGANNISDSNQKVSARNIGLGFINIADSLKGVQFSPISNISEHASGLQLSVFSNVSYDGMNGCQLSVLNNITLGEANGLQLTGFTNQNVGILKGIQIAFRNATDTLRGVQIGMFNITAHDYQKGVQIGLINYSHDTQSKRYGLVNINPNTKISVMAFGGTNSKANIALRFRNRSTYNIIGAGTHYMGLNNKFSGALFYRIGQYFHLTPKLSVSGDVGFFHIETFKEHSTEAPERLFSLEARLNLDYQFNKKWGIFGTIGYGNTRYYSHNESFRSRMIGEMGLTYSYAGYNNQRNRTLKLHSDEDMADGSDTRFALPDKPNIARTAAMITALNVFVNRYDDWVLDEEFPRITFKSVGHNFEHAFVWDNDNFNTNLFAHPYHGNLYFNSARANGLNFWQSYPCALGGSLMWEFFGEITPPAINDLIATSIGGTCIGEITFRISDLFYDDREIGFSRFLREFGGTLVSPMKGLKRILTGEAWQQKSRNYLHHDYSRIPVNYSISLGSRYLADDQALFRGEHNPYLELSMEYGDAYDNEENKPYDYFHSSVTMGFSSNQPFINRLNLLGRIWGTPISDTDKFEADFGLFQHFNFYNSEAVKDGTDLIPYRISEAASVGPGLIYRFPQLEERSMELEQRIFLSGILLGGSLSDYLFIQERDYNMGSGFSAKVQTCMDIKKIGYMNIDANYFHIFTWKGYDRAEWIGKEGFDLDYTNAQGDPGNTRMIAFNANFGIYLSRHLSLNMRGSYFMRHAHYRDFENVDAKTFELRAGLTYKL, via the coding sequence ATGAAGAAATCAGTTATTGCTGTGGCAATCATCTTGTTCAATGCTATTGGCATGATGGCCCAGGAAAAACATGGTGCAAACAATATCAGTGATTCCAACCAGAAAGTAAGTGCACGCAATATCGGCTTAGGTTTCATCAATATTGCCGACTCGTTGAAGGGCGTACAGTTTTCGCCCATTTCCAATATCTCAGAACATGCCTCTGGCCTCCAGTTGTCAGTTTTCAGCAATGTATCCTACGACGGCATGAACGGTTGCCAGCTTTCTGTGCTGAACAATATTACCCTTGGCGAGGCCAACGGACTACAACTAACGGGTTTCACCAATCAGAATGTGGGCATCCTGAAAGGCATACAGATAGCCTTCCGCAATGCTACCGATACGCTGAGAGGCGTGCAGATAGGTATGTTCAACATCACCGCCCACGACTATCAGAAAGGTGTACAGATAGGTCTTATCAACTACTCTCACGACACTCAGTCGAAACGCTACGGACTCGTCAACATCAATCCCAACACCAAGATTTCCGTCATGGCCTTTGGCGGTACCAACTCCAAGGCCAACATCGCCCTTCGTTTCCGCAACCGCTCTACCTATAATATTATAGGTGCAGGTACCCACTATATGGGTCTGAACAACAAATTCTCTGGCGCCCTATTCTATCGCATCGGTCAGTATTTCCATCTCACCCCGAAACTTTCAGTAAGCGGCGATGTGGGCTTCTTCCATATCGAAACCTTCAAAGAGCATTCCACCGAAGCTCCCGAGCGTCTTTTCTCTCTTGAGGCCCGTCTGAACCTCGACTATCAGTTCAACAAGAAATGGGGAATCTTCGGCACCATTGGCTATGGCAACACACGCTACTACAGTCACAACGAGAGTTTCCGTAGCCGCATGATTGGCGAAATGGGCCTCACCTATAGCTATGCTGGCTATAACAATCAGCGAAATCGCACACTCAAACTTCATTCCGACGAGGATATGGCCGATGGCAGCGACACTCGCTTCGCACTGCCCGACAAGCCCAACATAGCACGTACCGCAGCCATGATTACGGCACTGAATGTGTTTGTAAACCGCTATGATGACTGGGTGCTTGACGAAGAATTTCCACGCATCACCTTCAAAAGCGTAGGCCACAACTTTGAGCATGCCTTTGTATGGGACAACGACAATTTCAACACCAACCTGTTTGCCCACCCCTATCATGGCAATCTCTATTTCAACTCTGCCCGTGCCAATGGTCTTAACTTCTGGCAGTCGTACCCCTGCGCCCTGGGCGGTTCGCTCATGTGGGAGTTCTTTGGCGAGATTACTCCTCCTGCCATCAACGACCTGATAGCCACCTCTATTGGCGGTACCTGTATCGGTGAAATAACGTTCCGCATCAGCGACCTTTTCTATGATGACCGCGAAATCGGTTTCAGCCGCTTCCTTCGTGAGTTTGGCGGAACACTTGTATCACCCATGAAAGGACTGAAGCGTATCCTCACTGGTGAGGCCTGGCAGCAGAAAAGCCGCAACTACCTGCACCACGACTATAGCCGCATCCCCGTGAACTACAGTATTTCTCTCGGTTCGCGCTATTTGGCCGACGACCAGGCCCTGTTCCGTGGCGAGCACAACCCCTATCTGGAACTGTCCATGGAATATGGTGATGCTTACGACAACGAAGAGAACAAGCCCTACGACTATTTCCATTCCAGCGTCACAATGGGATTCTCCAGCAATCAGCCCTTCATTAACCGTCTGAACCTGTTGGGCCGCATCTGGGGCACTCCCATCAGCGATACCGATAAGTTTGAAGCCGACTTCGGTCTGTTCCAGCATTTCAACTTCTACAATTCCGAAGCCGTAAAGGATGGTACCGACCTTATCCCCTACCGCATCAGCGAGGCAGCCTCTGTCGGCCCGGGTCTCATCTATCGTTTCCCGCAGTTGGAAGAACGCAGTATGGAACTTGAACAGCGTATTTTCCTCAGTGGAATTCTGCTCGGTGGTTCACTGAGCGACTATCTGTTTATCCAGGAGCGCGACTACAACATGGGCAGCGGATTCTCGGCTAAAGTGCAGACATGCATGGACATCAAGAAGATTGGCTATATGAATATCGACGCCAACTATTTCCACATTTTCACATGGAAAGGCTACGACCGTGCAGAATGGATAGGCAAGGAAGGTTTCGACCTCGACTACACCAATGCACAGGGCGATCCCGGCAACACCCGTATGATAGCCTTCAATGCCAACTTCGGTATCTACCTGAGCCGTCACCTGTCACTCAACATGCGTGGCAGCTATTTCATGCGCCATGCCCATTACCGCGACTTCGAGAATGTTGATGCCAAGACCTTTGAACTGCGCGCAGGTCTCACCTATAAGTTGTAA